The proteins below are encoded in one region of Bacteroidota bacterium:
- a CDS encoding ImmA/IrrE family metallo-endopeptidase, translating to MRTEVNINTNILTWAITRAGYDLQEFTLKVPNVQKWLDGDKNPTVKQLEDFSKKVYLPFGFLFLEEPPKEDLPIPFFRTNNTKATKVSVNVYDTILLLQKRQDWLRDYLLENEFPELTFVGKFEKSNDISGIVKDIRKTLNLNESWASDFRTWQEALNYLSEQIENAGIITVFNGIVENNTRRKIPVQECRGFVLADSIAPFMYINNSDSKAAQMFTIVHELAHIWTGHSAGFDFRQLQPADDPVEKICDKVAAEFLVPEVTFNDVWKKNTNIKATARFFKVSEIVIARRALDTGKISKTRFFAFYNDYINREIVKKENQISGGDFYATTKRRLSITYASHINTAVKSGKLLYRDAYKLTSLKGDTFQTFFTEHF from the coding sequence ATGAGAACAGAGGTAAATATCAATACAAATATTCTAACTTGGGCAATTACCCGAGCTGGATATGATTTGCAAGAATTTACCTTAAAAGTACCCAATGTTCAAAAATGGCTAGATGGAGATAAAAATCCAACAGTAAAACAACTTGAAGATTTCTCTAAAAAAGTTTATTTACCATTTGGTTTTTTATTCTTGGAAGAACCACCAAAAGAAGATTTGCCAATACCTTTCTTCAGGACAAACAATACGAAAGCTACCAAGGTTAGTGTCAATGTTTATGACACCATTTTACTTTTGCAAAAAAGACAAGATTGGCTACGGGACTATTTGCTAGAAAACGAATTTCCTGAACTTACTTTTGTTGGTAAATTCGAAAAATCCAATGACATTAGTGGTATCGTTAAGGATATTAGGAAAACTCTAAATCTAAATGAAAGTTGGGCAAGTGATTTCAGAACCTGGCAAGAAGCACTTAACTATTTATCAGAACAAATAGAAAATGCGGGTATAATTACGGTTTTCAATGGAATCGTTGAGAATAATACAAGAAGAAAAATACCTGTTCAAGAATGCAGAGGATTTGTATTGGCAGATTCCATTGCTCCATTTATGTATATAAATAATTCTGACAGCAAAGCTGCTCAAATGTTCACGATAGTTCATGAACTAGCACATATTTGGACTGGACACAGTGCCGGTTTTGATTTTCGACAACTACAACCTGCGGATGACCCGGTTGAAAAAATATGTGATAAAGTAGCTGCTGAATTCTTAGTTCCAGAAGTAACATTTAATGATGTATGGAAAAAGAATACAAATATTAAAGCTACGGCAAGATTTTTTAAAGTAAGTGAAATTGTAATTGCACGTAGAGCATTGGATACTGGAAAAATATCTAAAACTAGATTCTTTGCGTTCTATAATGATTACATTAATCGAGAAATAGTAAAAAAAGAAAATCAAATCTCTGGAGGGGATTTTTATGCTACCACCAAAAGGAGATTAAGCATCACTTATGCTTCTCATATAAATACTGCT